A stretch of the Synechocystis sp. PCC 7338 genome encodes the following:
- a CDS encoding NACHT domain-containing NTPase: MSEKPKQSRKRSFPVKPQALLLLEKTMREKGFTYSTQEQMYEELWERTGRTISIDTVKNFFNPQFGHHPQRNTIQALATTLGLMPEDLVEGWATSTVSKAASLNTSAITIDPSTFQRMLDKKIRESTANIFLSGNLKSAKLYVPLGLIERKEKSRHGEVKPEHGSVLYRANEYEISREFENDQFLTEVLLQGNSPKSSGRRIAIIGEPGSGKSTRLRQISMWLMEQSSENYVIWISLADLRGYSLEDYLLNKWLKETLNQRDTSEDAQDKLVKIFNQGNVWLLLDGIDEMGLSGNPLAWVNNQIRGWIDQAKIIVTCRINVWDGNRQALNQFDVYRNLDFFDDQRNLFIVKFLDNPELSGGLIDELGKPGKERISDLAKNPLRLTLICRSWQKRQGKLPDTKAGLYQECVDAYYDWKEEPKTTKAQRKKLNKALGELAKQALDRDDFRFRLTEAQITEVLGESDEGLFKLALDVGWLNEIGKAKENYQKIYAFFHPSFQEYFAALAIDKSEFLLNHIPDNPQKGVYRIFESQWIEVTLLWIGLPSVNDDQKNKLINQLVYFNYEPKSAYIYQIRALIIATELISEFHDCEIVDTILDCAISYAFGDWDQKNQELIEYPKNQDFRNKIKACSHPKLLKKIEDKLVLLSENVPNCSLFDLAAIILDKNPDNTIAQKIVNHYSTRFPDRNYTIDDYYRHLGFKNYEGFVNTLSRMYEGDYGSDLFWQCYEQNKNKLKVTKFEDSNNIKGFLKNSLNFVFTDNNKNIFQDNNEAKDITELVGDYEWVWLNKNSLDNQFVIDLFVDNPSYLFSSSGLVLFLDNAIVEKNGLLINIIENNITDFDSDQSYAFNIENAFLQCLDNITNWMDYVLSCDTANDLINQTLEYDYFRYKNPESTLSMDLYYDKLRQSIIKKEYGEVPGNIFKIGIKTTNINIFLAIFDFIVDLTKYYDYLISYRLMDEMLLKSFSFNGDYYLPVKIVDYFANRINYSEFHKRWFNYRFSDQLPDRQYLNRQVSNQSFFLSIKTENLNSITSEIKLLKRFKRRFLQSIPAEIKPQLQALINSQYQTVDINSDDLIDQIEEIILAIRDELQVDEFNLFLDNKNPSQLLLDLRDQFSDLVNIEWNR; this comes from the coding sequence ATGAGCGAGAAACCCAAACAGAGTCGCAAGCGCAGTTTCCCCGTTAAGCCCCAAGCATTACTTCTTTTGGAAAAAACCATGAGAGAGAAAGGGTTCACTTACTCGACTCAAGAGCAAATGTATGAAGAATTATGGGAAAGGACAGGAAGAACGATAAGTATTGATACAGTAAAAAATTTTTTCAACCCACAATTTGGTCATCACCCACAAAGAAATACTATTCAAGCTCTGGCAACAACTCTTGGATTGATGCCAGAGGACTTAGTCGAGGGATGGGCTACATCGACAGTTTCCAAAGCGGCCTCACTAAACACTTCAGCAATCACCATAGATCCCTCTACTTTTCAAAGAATGCTTGATAAAAAGATACGAGAGTCAACAGCTAATATATTTTTAAGTGGCAATTTAAAAAGTGCAAAGCTATATGTGCCACTAGGACTAATTGAACGAAAAGAAAAATCAAGACATGGAGAGGTTAAGCCTGAACACGGATCAGTTTTATATCGGGCGAATGAATACGAAATTTCCCGTGAATTTGAAAATGATCAATTTTTGACTGAAGTCTTGCTACAAGGGAATAGTCCGAAAAGCTCAGGTCGTAGAATAGCTATTATTGGTGAACCGGGATCTGGTAAATCAACTCGCTTACGACAAATTTCGATGTGGCTTATGGAGCAATCATCAGAAAATTATGTTATCTGGATTTCATTAGCTGATCTTCGTGGTTATTCCTTAGAAGATTATTTATTGAATAAATGGCTGAAAGAAACTTTAAATCAACGAGACACCAGCGAAGATGCTCAAGATAAGTTAGTCAAAATATTTAATCAGGGGAATGTCTGGCTATTGCTTGATGGCATTGATGAAATGGGATTATCAGGAAATCCTTTAGCCTGGGTTAATAATCAAATTCGAGGTTGGATAGATCAAGCAAAAATCATAGTAACGTGTCGCATTAATGTCTGGGATGGTAACCGTCAAGCCTTAAATCAGTTTGATGTTTATCGCAATTTAGATTTTTTTGATGATCAACGTAATCTATTTATTGTTAAGTTTTTAGATAATCCCGAATTATCTGGTGGTTTAATTGATGAATTGGGCAAGCCAGGAAAAGAAAGAATTAGTGATTTAGCCAAAAATCCCCTACGACTAACGCTTATTTGTCGTTCATGGCAAAAACGACAAGGTAAATTACCTGATACTAAAGCGGGACTTTACCAAGAATGTGTTGATGCTTATTACGATTGGAAAGAGGAACCCAAAACTACAAAAGCTCAACGAAAGAAGTTAAATAAAGCTTTAGGAGAATTAGCCAAACAAGCTTTAGACCGGGATGATTTTAGGTTTCGTTTGACTGAAGCGCAAATAACTGAAGTTTTAGGAGAATCAGACGAGGGTTTATTTAAACTAGCTCTAGATGTAGGTTGGCTAAATGAAATTGGTAAAGCAAAGGAAAATTATCAAAAAATTTATGCTTTCTTTCATCCTAGCTTTCAAGAATATTTCGCAGCATTAGCAATAGATAAATCTGAATTTTTACTGAATCATATTCCTGATAATCCACAAAAAGGAGTTTATAGGATTTTTGAATCACAATGGATTGAAGTTACTTTACTTTGGATTGGTTTACCTAGTGTGAATGATGATCAAAAAAACAAATTAATCAATCAATTAGTTTATTTTAATTATGAGCCAAAATCTGCCTACATTTATCAAATAAGGGCATTAATAATTGCTACTGAGCTCATTTCTGAGTTTCATGATTGTGAAATAGTTGATACAATTCTTGACTGTGCGATTAGTTACGCATTTGGAGATTGGGATCAAAAAAATCAAGAGTTAATAGAGTATCCCAAAAATCAAGATTTTAGGAATAAAATAAAAGCTTGTTCACATCCAAAGCTCCTCAAAAAAATAGAAGATAAATTGGTACTTTTGTCGGAAAATGTGCCTAATTGTAGCTTATTTGATCTTGCTGCAATTATTTTAGATAAAAATCCTGACAATACCATAGCACAAAAAATTGTTAATCATTATTCAACACGTTTTCCTGATCGTAACTATACAATTGATGACTATTACAGACATTTAGGGTTTAAAAATTATGAAGGCTTTGTTAACACTTTAAGCCGAATGTATGAGGGTGATTATGGATCTGATTTATTTTGGCAATGCTATGAACAAAACAAGAATAAACTTAAGGTAACTAAGTTTGAAGATTCCAATAATATAAAAGGCTTTTTGAAAAATAGTTTAAATTTTGTTTTCACAGACAATAACAAGAATATTTTTCAAGATAATAATGAAGCTAAAGACATAACTGAATTAGTTGGCGATTATGAATGGGTATGGCTAAATAAAAATAGTCTTGATAATCAATTTGTGATTGATTTATTTGTCGATAATCCTAGCTATCTATTTTCATCTAGTGGACTAGTCTTATTTTTGGATAATGCAATAGTCGAGAAAAATGGCTTGTTAATTAATATTATAGAAAACAATATTACTGATTTTGATTCAGACCAAAGTTATGCTTTTAACATTGAAAATGCTTTTCTACAATGCTTAGATAATATAACCAATTGGATGGATTATGTACTTTCTTGTGATACAGCCAATGATTTGATCAACCAAACACTTGAATATGACTACTTCCGTTATAAAAATCCTGAATCTACACTTTCTATGGATTTATATTATGACAAATTAAGACAGTCAATAATCAAAAAAGAATATGGAGAAGTTCCAGGAAATATATTTAAAATTGGGATAAAAACGACAAATATTAATATATTTTTGGCTATTTTTGATTTTATAGTGGATTTAACAAAATACTACGACTATTTGATAAGTTATAGACTTATGGATGAGATGTTATTAAAATCATTTAGTTTTAATGGTGATTATTATCTCCCCGTTAAAATAGTTGATTATTTTGCAAATAGAATCAATTACTCAGAATTTCATAAGCGATGGTTTAATTATAGATTTTCCGATCAATTACCAGATCGTCAATATCTAAATCGACAAGTCTCAAATCAATCTTTTTTCCTCTCAATCAAAACTGAAAATTTAAACTCAATTACTAGTGAAATAAAATTACTAAAGCGTTTCAAAAGGCGATTTCTCCAATCTATTCCTGCAGAAATTAAACCTCAACTTCAAGCATTAATCAATAGTCAATATCAAACAGTGGATATAAATTCAGATGATTTAATTGACCAGATTGAAGAAATCATTTTAGCGATTAGAGACGAGCTACAGGTAGACGAATTTAATTTATTCCTAGACAACAAAAATCCTAGCCAGCTATTACTTGATTTGCGTGATCAATTCAGCGACTTAGTAAATATTGAATGGAATCGCTAA
- a CDS encoding DUF4258 domain-containing protein: MGKQSTLNQLIQQDANIIPSETITSFNSYKDDNHLQRRQQQRAINTAMIQVALTYGQQDYSHGSVRFTLTDRLLRQSPYAKMTDALRGLRVICQPTITNTQIVTAYWHHQTKQRAR; the protein is encoded by the coding sequence ATGGGCAAACAATCCACTCTGAACCAACTAATCCAACAGGATGCCAACATCATCCCCAGTGAAACCATCACATCATTTAACTCCTACAAAGATGACAATCATCTCCAACGTCGCCAGCAACAACGGGCCATTAATACCGCCATGATTCAGGTTGCCCTAACCTATGGGCAGCAAGACTATAGCCACGGATCAGTGCGCTTCACCCTGACCGATCGCCTTCTTCGCCAAAGCCCTTACGCAAAAATGACTGATGCTTTGCGGGGATTGCGGGTAATCTGTCAGCCAACAATCACCAATACGCAAATTGTCACCGCTTACTGGCATCACCAAACCAAACAGCGGGCCCGCTAA
- a CDS encoding Dna2/Cas4 domain-containing protein produces the protein MVQSFLPQIKQRFRPYAWVTTLAKLMAEEDPCFFAAWLKTQHQLTLPPSDFDCTIHDQMVIERAESLRQQGYDVAIEEENSQKVVGKSFDICIAGRPDIVAYNDDEIIVEDCKSGRKRPFHYYQVLLYMMLIPHADTTKEKCQGRKLNGRLIYSDSIEDVPHSMIDQDFIGELHAILQILTSKDIPKPNASAANCRYCPLAGNYCSIKRCD, from the coding sequence ATGGTTCAATCCTTCCTTCCCCAAATCAAGCAACGCTTTCGTCCCTATGCCTGGGTTACAACCCTTGCCAAACTCATGGCTGAAGAAGATCCCTGCTTCTTCGCCGCTTGGCTAAAAACCCAGCATCAACTAACTTTGCCTCCCAGTGATTTCGACTGCACAATCCACGATCAGATGGTGATTGAACGGGCAGAATCTCTGCGTCAACAGGGATACGATGTCGCCATCGAAGAAGAAAATTCCCAAAAGGTAGTCGGCAAATCTTTTGACATTTGCATTGCTGGTCGTCCTGACATTGTTGCCTACAACGACGACGAAATTATTGTCGAAGATTGCAAAAGTGGGCGCAAACGACCCTTTCATTACTACCAAGTTCTGCTTTATATGATGTTGATTCCCCACGCCGATACCACGAAAGAAAAGTGCCAAGGACGGAAATTAAATGGCCGCTTAATTTACTCTGATTCTATTGAGGATGTTCCCCACTCCATGATTGATCAGGATTTTATCGGCGAACTCCATGCTATTCTTCAAATCTTGACTAGTAAGGATATTCCCAAGCCTAATGCCTCGGCGGCAAATTGCCGTTATTGCCCTTTGGCTGGTAATTATTGCTCTATCAAACGCTGTGATTAA
- a CDS encoding type II toxin-antitoxin system Phd/YefM family antitoxin has product MATITIEEAQATLADLIHNLEPGEELIITENNIPLAKIIPQMPVTRKRPGPGLCKGMIIINADDDDHLQDFGECRMV; this is encoded by the coding sequence ATGGCAACAATTACCATCGAAGAAGCCCAAGCAACCCTAGCCGATTTAATCCATAATTTAGAACCAGGAGAGGAATTGATAATTACCGAAAATAACATTCCTCTAGCAAAAATTATTCCACAAATGCCAGTTACACGTAAACGCCCTGGCCCTGGATTGTGCAAAGGTATGATCATAATCAACGCTGATGATGATGACCATCTCCAAGACTTTGGAGAGTGTAGGATGGTGTGA
- a CDS encoding ABA4-like family protein has translation MATELLFNLSNLFVLPFWGLMILLPRWQWTEKVMKSLVPIAILAAVYLFLFIGSLGSESAAALASPELSVIAQAFADEKIMAVGWVHYLVMDLFVGRWIYWQGRETGVWTVHSLVLCLFAGPIGLLSHLLTGGITKQWGKGNDSTTETPQTEIG, from the coding sequence ATGGCTACTGAACTACTTTTTAATCTCAGCAATCTGTTTGTGTTGCCGTTTTGGGGCTTGATGATTCTACTGCCACGGTGGCAATGGACGGAAAAGGTGATGAAGTCCCTGGTCCCGATCGCCATTTTAGCTGCGGTTTATCTATTTTTATTTATCGGTTCCTTGGGTTCCGAATCGGCGGCGGCGTTGGCCAGTCCAGAGTTATCGGTTATTGCCCAAGCTTTTGCTGACGAAAAAATTATGGCTGTGGGTTGGGTCCACTATCTAGTGATGGATTTGTTTGTGGGTCGCTGGATTTATTGGCAGGGACGGGAAACTGGTGTTTGGACGGTACATTCCCTAGTTTTATGTCTATTCGCTGGGCCCATTGGTCTGCTGTCCCATCTGCTCACGGGGGGTATTACCAAACAGTGGGGCAAGGGGAATGACTCGACAACGGAAACGCCCCAAACGGAGATTGGCTAA
- a CDS encoding DUF4160 domain-containing protein, with protein MIITINYNDHNPPHFHVRYGNQKALISIEKLSLI; from the coding sequence ATGATTATCACTATTAATTACAACGATCATAACCCTCCCCATTTTCACGTCCGTTACGGTAATCAGAAAGCCTTAATTAGCATTGAAAAACTGAGTCTTATCTAA
- a CDS encoding DUF2442 domain-containing protein, producing the protein MLQDIVAVNPLKNYKLYLRFEDNQDGIVDIQKHIEFTGVFEPLKDLEYFAQVKINSELGTIQWLNGADLDPDVLYEVITRSPSPSPLNLEV; encoded by the coding sequence ATGCTACAAGATATTGTCGCTGTTAACCCTCTCAAAAACTACAAGCTTTATTTACGATTTGAAGACAATCAAGATGGAATAGTTGACATTCAAAAACACATTGAATTTACAGGTGTATTCGAGCCACTTAAAGACCTTGAATATTTTGCTCAAGTCAAAATCAATTCGGAACTTGGAACTATTCAATGGCTCAATGGAGCAGATTTAGACCCCGATGTGCTGTATGAAGTAATTACCCGATCGCCGTCTCCAAGCCCCTTAAATCTTGAAGTTTAA
- the pyrC gene encoding dihydroorotase yields the protein MEKLTITRPDDWHLHLRDGEALKAVLPHTVRQFARAIVMPNLKPPVRSVADAAAYRERILAAIPAGGQFEPLMTLYLTDNTSPEEIIAAKASEFVKAVKYYPAGATTNSDFGVTDISCCDAVLEAMERVDLPLLLHGEVTDSHIDIFDREKVFIEKYLIPLREKFPQLRIVLEHITTSDAVEFVFSTNNIAATITPQHLLFSRNILFQGGICPHFYCLPILKREEHRLSLLQAATSGNPKFFLGTDSAPHARNSKESFCGCAGCYSALHAMELYAEAFESVNALDKLEAFASFYGPDFYQLPRNTEQITLTKTTWRIPAELPFPESGLVPLRAGEEITWLAST from the coding sequence ATGGAAAAGCTTACCATTACTCGACCCGACGACTGGCACCTGCACCTACGGGATGGAGAGGCCCTAAAAGCGGTTCTGCCCCACACTGTCCGTCAATTTGCCAGGGCGATCGTCATGCCCAATTTAAAGCCTCCGGTGCGTTCCGTGGCTGATGCGGCCGCCTATCGGGAAAGGATTCTCGCCGCCATACCTGCGGGGGGGCAGTTTGAACCGTTGATGACTCTTTATTTGACGGATAATACTAGCCCCGAAGAAATTATTGCGGCTAAAGCATCCGAATTTGTCAAAGCCGTGAAATATTATCCCGCTGGAGCTACCACGAATTCTGACTTTGGCGTCACGGATATCAGTTGCTGTGATGCAGTGCTAGAAGCAATGGAACGGGTGGACTTACCTCTATTACTCCACGGCGAAGTAACGGACAGCCATATTGATATTTTCGACCGAGAAAAAGTATTCATTGAAAAATATTTAATTCCCCTTAGAGAAAAATTTCCCCAACTGCGAATTGTGCTGGAACATATCACTACCAGCGATGCGGTAGAATTCGTTTTTTCCACCAATAATATTGCCGCTACCATTACGCCCCAACATTTATTATTTAGCCGTAATATTTTGTTTCAAGGTGGTATTTGTCCCCATTTTTATTGCCTGCCAATTTTGAAACGAGAAGAACATCGTTTGTCATTGCTACAAGCGGCCACATCTGGTAACCCCAAGTTTTTTCTGGGTACCGATAGTGCTCCCCACGCCCGTAATAGCAAAGAAAGTTTCTGTGGTTGTGCTGGTTGCTATTCTGCCCTCCATGCCATGGAGTTATACGCCGAAGCTTTTGAGAGTGTTAATGCCCTGGATAAACTGGAAGCCTTTGCCAGCTTTTATGGTCCAGACTTTTATCAACTGCCCCGCAATACAGAACAAATTACATTGACCAAAACAACTTGGCGCATTCCCGCTGAATTGCCCTTTCCCGAATCTGGGCTGGTGCCGTTACGGGCGGGGGAAGAAATCACCTGGCTGGCATCAACCTGA